In the genome of Triticum urartu cultivar G1812 chromosome 5, Tu2.1, whole genome shotgun sequence, one region contains:
- the LOC125506169 gene encoding glycine-rich cell wall structural protein-like — MAKKGSGTAASLLLCLALAAHAVGAARTMPAAAGGVAEASLPAAAATEKGAGAGGAGAADAKNLFVGVGAMGDLPGFPAVGGGYGGGFGNNGAGVFTGVTGPLGGVGGGVGSVGPFGGVGGAGGIPFGGFGGGSAPFGGYGGGGAGGVTP; from the coding sequence ATGGCCAAGAAGGGCTCAGGCACTGCCGCCTCTCTCCTGCTCTGCCTCGCGCTGGCGGCGCACGCCGTCGGGGCTGCCAGGACCATGCCCGCTGCAGCTGGCGGCGTGGCGGAGGCCTCACttccggccgccgccgccacggaGAAGGGCGCCGGTGCAGGAGGAGCCGGCGCGGCGGACGCGAAGAACCTGTTCGTGGGCGTGGGAGCCATGGGGGACCTTCCGGGCTTCCCCGCCGTCGGCGGCGGCTACGGCGGTGGATTCGGCAACAACGGAGCCGGCGTCTTCACCGGCGTCACGGGCCCGCTCGGCGGCGTCGGGGGCGGCGTGGGGAGCGTCGGCCCGTTCGGCGGCGTCGGGGGAGCCGGCGGCATCCCTTTCGGAGGCTTCGGGGGTGGCAGCGCCCCGTTCGGCGGGTACGGCGGGGGAGGCGCCGGCGGCGTCACGCCTTGA